The following proteins are encoded in a genomic region of Triticum dicoccoides isolate Atlit2015 ecotype Zavitan chromosome 1B, WEW_v2.0, whole genome shotgun sequence:
- the LOC119350358 gene encoding uncharacterized protein LOC119350358: MHTDIVVLDKEGTHMHGRIPTDLSARVNDILKEGNVYLMKRFACKQSKPTYRAVDNPYMMQFTRFSTIDPVVGDEEDFPYCTYSLTSFLDIPMPGPHTPRFIDVIGRIVAVTDIIAVHSQHQAEPSDTRTVVLQDQS; encoded by the exons ATGCATACTGATATTGTGGTGCTTGACAAAGAG GGCACCCACATGCATGGCCGGATTCCTACTGACCTGTCCGCACGGGTGAACGATATCTTAAAGGAGGGCAATGTTTATCTAATGAAGAGATTCGCGTGCAAACAATCCAAGCCCACTTACAGGGCTGTTGACAATCCATATATGATGCAGTTCACTCGCTTTAGTACTATTGATCCTGTGGTGGGTGATGAAGAGGATTTCCCATACTGCACTTACAGCCTCACATCCTTTTTGGATATCCCGATGCCAGGCCCGCACACTCCTCGTTTTATCG ATGTGATTGGCCGAATTGTCGCGGTCACAGACATCATCGCTGTTCACTCTCAACATCAAGCTGAGCCTTCGGATACTAGGACTGTAGTTCTCCAAGATCAATCGTGA